Proteins encoded together in one Cyanobium sp. WAJ14-Wanaka window:
- the devC gene encoding ABC transporter permease DevC yields MLLLTRQPVRLAVALAGISFAGILMFMQLGFRDGLFDASVTIHRLFDADLVLISPRSSSSVSMAGFPRRRLVQAMADPSVEGITPVHWNLLLWRNPETRATRSILALGFEPNDTLFLGSDLAPKTRVLTEKGRVLFDELSRPEFGPVSSWFKSGRTVESEISGKRVRVGGLVALGTSFGADGNLLTSSETFLSLQPNTPPGSIEVGLIRLQPGADPQTVLARLKKRLPADVKVLTKQGFIDFEQDYWRTSTSIGFIFTLGAAMGFVVGCVIVYQVLYSDVSDHLPEYATLMAMGYPLSSLVGVVAREGLLLAAFGYLPAYAAGQGLYLLVRNATQLPVAMDTTRAVTVFVMILVMCMGSATLAMRRLADADPAEIF; encoded by the coding sequence ATGCTGCTACTTACCCGTCAGCCCGTGCGGTTGGCGGTGGCCCTGGCTGGCATCAGCTTCGCCGGAATTCTGATGTTCATGCAGCTCGGCTTTCGCGATGGGCTTTTCGACGCCAGCGTCACCATCCACCGGCTATTTGACGCCGATTTAGTGCTGATTAGCCCCCGTTCCAGCAGCTCCGTGAGCATGGCGGGCTTCCCCCGGCGGCGCCTTGTACAAGCCATGGCCGATCCGAGCGTGGAGGGCATTACTCCGGTGCACTGGAACCTATTGCTTTGGCGTAATCCCGAAACCCGTGCCACCAGATCAATTCTGGCCCTGGGCTTTGAACCCAATGACACCCTTTTTTTAGGATCTGATTTGGCGCCCAAGACCAGGGTTCTGACGGAAAAGGGGCGGGTCCTATTCGACGAACTTTCCCGCCCGGAATTCGGTCCGGTGAGCAGCTGGTTTAAATCTGGGCGCACCGTGGAGAGCGAAATCTCAGGCAAGCGGGTCCGGGTTGGCGGGCTGGTGGCATTGGGCACCTCCTTTGGCGCCGACGGCAATTTGCTCACCAGCAGTGAAACCTTTCTTTCCCTGCAGCCAAATACCCCCCCCGGCAGCATCGAGGTGGGCCTCATACGGCTGCAGCCTGGAGCCGACCCCCAGACGGTTTTGGCCCGTCTGAAAAAACGCCTGCCGGCGGATGTGAAGGTGCTCACCAAGCAGGGCTTCATTGATTTCGAGCAGGACTACTGGCGAACCAGCACCTCGATCGGTTTCATCTTCACCCTGGGAGCCGCCATGGGCTTTGTGGTGGGTTGCGTGATTGTCTACCAAGTGCTCTATTCCGACGTCAGTGACCACCTGCCTGAATACGCGACCCTGATGGCCATGGGCTATCCGCTCTCCAGCCTTGTGGGGGTGGTGGCCCGGGAAGGACTGCTCCTCGCTGCCTTTGGCTATCTGCCTGCCTATGCCGCGGGCCAGGGCCTCTATTTATTGGTGCGCAATGCCACCCAACTGCCAGTTGCCATGGACACGACCCGAGCTGTGACTGTCTTTGTGATGATTTTGGTGATGTGTATGGGTTCGGCCACCCTGGCGATGCGACGACTGGCCGATGCGGACCCGGCGGAGATTTTCTGA